A single region of the Pieris rapae chromosome 21, ilPieRapa1.1, whole genome shotgun sequence genome encodes:
- the LOC110993953 gene encoding uncharacterized protein LOC110993953: MFEINPIKLIKSIKSRSALYTKNDPMYSHRKHKDKLWREVCMEVHPNWDELKPVERVEGVRDIQKRWKSLRTCYTRELKLQRRESFNVENSIPIRKRKRYGYFNDLTFLGGDANAMEIKYSDDDSDPLEAQYDTQEIDFAFTDPQQVSIVPEAYEEEQTDVLESKKKARDEDDDDRQFVMSLIPMFRKLSDRRKLEARIEVMKVLQKITFDDVDNDRK; this comes from the exons ATGTTTGAAATTAACccgattaaattaataaaatctatcaaAAGTAGATCAGCGTTGTATACGAAAAATGATCCTATGTACAGTCATAGGAAACATAAGGATAAGTTGTGGCGAGAAGTTTGTATGGAAGTTCACCCGAACTGGGACGAATTGAAGCCAGTCGAACGAGTTGAAGGCG TTCGCGACATTCAGAAGCGTTGGAAAAGCCTCCGGACATGTTACACGAGAGAACTGAAACTACAACGCAGGGAAAGTTTCAATGTTGAGAACTCTATACcaataagaaaaagaaagagatATGGATACTTCAACGATCTCACCTTTCTTGGTGGTGATGCCAACGCCATGGAAATCAAGTACAGCGACGATGATAGCGATCCTTTAGAAGCTCAATACGACACACAAGAAATCGATTTCGCCTTCACAGATCCCCAGCAAGTAAGTATAGTACCAGAAGCCTATGAAGAGGAACAGACTGATGTATTGGAGAGTAAAAAGAAAGCCAGAGATGAAGATGATGATGATAGGCAGTTTGTTATGTCTCTGATACCGATGTTTAGAAAGCTCTCGGATCGACGGAAACTCGAAGCTCGTATTGAAGTTATGAAAGTGTTGCAGAAGATTACCTTCGACGATGTGGATAATGATCGGAAGTAG